One genomic window of Sulfuricella sp. includes the following:
- a CDS encoding DUF2309 domain-containing protein, which translates to MNADTPNRDIRTRLHALIHHFEHVLPAQAPIRDFVHHNTLHGFQHLPFDQALAASCKLTGAQGYLPEERYRAWFAEGRITRGDLVAALDSLPALDAAAVVAHTTTGPLQRRDVLIPGLLHSFKRLSRSQLKWQVEELHALERFQPTAGQESRNRLTTGTDEKTALTELWSACLTTLGLEHELRHPEELLDPSPDHVEAMAARIAEETGHAGEGPLVERLIRKDAAHLLDTLLDKVGSEWTLRGLLLALTGEDLLDEIRPLLIRYLSAHLDQGMAAWHNPARPKGFYAACRESAENDLSWVLNDLSDWRMLADRLPADPLDTIIQELRLFGLPEERWEGYLERLALEIPGWSGMALWRHNHPGYGGMATPVDMMDYLAVRLVMERLFAQRLCRRHWRIEATLSGLRWYFRHLPAELMVRHALFEGRLPEYLISFAEQLTREAPNRKENTHDEGWQTMAQLLWSWQQTPAGDRRGGVSVSGSAWPLFCLAQHLGLAGRDISAMGRAGAEALLDCLKLLDSGQRGYVWLLAYERNYREQIFAALQANHERGPWKTRERLPEAQLVFCLDDREEGLRRHVEEVNPRLETLGAAAHYGIFMNWRGLDDKEAGPLCPVIPVVIIPAHEVREIEQAGFEQQRAAHDQRHERRMRWSRHLHQDTRRGLILPALIAAAAAPATLAVLGGKLLAPARMGRWAKKLASAFDRPVPTRITLTAPDDSPAATPQAPRLGFTGSEQAERMYGFLRGMGLASGFAPLVVIAGHGSNSQNNPHMAAYDCGACSGRHSGPNARAFATMVNRPEIRAMLAEKGIVIPASTWFLSAEHNTCDDIVTWYDEDLVPEPLQAAFAKLRQEVAQASRLHAQERCRRFASAPGNPALMKAWRHIQNRRHDFSQPRPELGHATNACAFIGRRSMSRGAFFDRRAFLISYDTTIDPEGLILERHLLINGPVGAGISLEYYFSMVDNEYYGCSSKIMHNIAGLFGVMEGASSDLRTGLPRQMIEIHEPMRLLVVVEAKIELITAIYQRQPALQELVGKEWMVVAAKDPDSADIQLFDPARGWLPWHGNEETLPTVARSLDWFAGRRDPLPPALLQCPVELEAGK; encoded by the coding sequence ATGAACGCAGACACGCCAAACCGCGACATCCGCACCCGCCTGCATGCGCTGATTCATCACTTCGAGCATGTCCTGCCCGCGCAGGCGCCGATCCGGGATTTCGTCCACCACAACACGCTGCACGGCTTTCAGCACCTGCCTTTCGACCAGGCGCTCGCCGCCTCGTGCAAGCTCACCGGCGCCCAGGGCTATCTGCCGGAGGAACGCTACCGCGCCTGGTTTGCCGAGGGCCGCATCACGCGCGGCGACCTGGTTGCCGCGCTCGACAGCCTGCCCGCGCTCGACGCCGCTGCCGTAGTGGCGCACACCACTACCGGCCCGCTGCAGCGCCGCGACGTGCTGATACCCGGCCTGCTGCATTCCTTCAAGCGCCTGTCGCGCAGCCAGCTTAAATGGCAGGTGGAGGAGCTGCATGCCCTGGAACGTTTCCAGCCCACGGCCGGGCAGGAAAGCAGAAACCGCCTGACCACGGGCACGGATGAAAAAACCGCCCTGACTGAACTGTGGTCCGCCTGCCTCACCACCCTGGGACTGGAACATGAGCTGCGCCACCCGGAAGAGCTGCTCGATCCTTCGCCCGACCACGTTGAGGCAATGGCCGCGCGCATCGCGGAGGAAACCGGCCACGCTGGCGAAGGCCCGCTGGTGGAGCGGCTGATCCGCAAGGACGCCGCCCATCTGCTCGACACCCTGCTCGACAAGGTGGGCAGCGAATGGACCTTGCGCGGCCTGCTGCTGGCCCTGACCGGCGAGGATCTGCTGGACGAGATCCGCCCGCTGCTGATCCGCTACCTGTCAGCCCACCTCGACCAGGGCATGGCCGCCTGGCACAACCCGGCGCGGCCCAAAGGCTTCTACGCCGCCTGCCGCGAAAGCGCGGAAAACGACCTGTCCTGGGTGCTCAACGACCTTTCCGACTGGCGCATGCTGGCCGACCGCCTGCCCGCCGATCCGCTCGACACCATCATCCAGGAGCTGCGCCTGTTCGGCCTGCCCGAGGAGCGCTGGGAAGGCTACCTGGAACGGCTGGCGCTGGAGATTCCAGGCTGGTCCGGCATGGCGCTGTGGCGCCACAACCACCCCGGCTATGGCGGCATGGCCACGCCGGTGGACATGATGGACTACCTCGCCGTGCGCCTGGTGATGGAGCGCCTCTTCGCCCAGCGCCTGTGCCGCCGCCACTGGCGCATCGAAGCCACGCTTTCGGGGCTGCGCTGGTACTTCCGCCATCTGCCCGCCGAACTGATGGTGCGCCACGCCCTGTTCGAGGGCCGCCTGCCGGAATATCTCATCAGCTTCGCCGAACAACTCACGCGCGAAGCCCCCAACCGCAAGGAAAACACCCACGACGAGGGCTGGCAAACCATGGCCCAGCTGCTGTGGAGCTGGCAGCAGACCCCCGCCGGCGACCGGCGCGGCGGCGTCAGCGTTTCCGGCTCGGCTTGGCCGCTGTTCTGTCTCGCCCAGCACCTCGGCCTGGCGGGCCGCGACATTTCGGCCATGGGGCGCGCTGGCGCGGAAGCCCTGCTCGACTGCCTCAAGCTGCTGGATTCCGGCCAGCGCGGTTATGTCTGGCTGCTGGCTTACGAGCGCAACTACCGCGAGCAAATTTTTGCCGCCCTGCAGGCCAACCATGAACGCGGGCCGTGGAAAACGCGCGAGCGCCTGCCCGAGGCCCAGCTGGTTTTTTGCCTGGACGACCGCGAGGAAGGCCTGCGCCGCCATGTCGAAGAAGTCAACCCGCGGCTCGAAACCCTGGGCGCGGCGGCCCATTACGGCATCTTCATGAACTGGCGCGGGCTGGATGACAAGGAGGCAGGCCCGCTGTGCCCGGTCATCCCCGTGGTCATCATCCCCGCCCACGAAGTCCGGGAAATCGAGCAGGCAGGTTTTGAACAGCAGCGCGCGGCGCATGACCAGCGCCACGAGCGGCGCATGCGCTGGTCCAGACACCTGCACCAGGACACGCGCCGGGGACTGATCCTGCCCGCGCTGATCGCGGCCGCGGCGGCTCCGGCCACGCTCGCCGTGCTGGGCGGCAAGCTGCTGGCGCCGGCGCGCATGGGGCGATGGGCAAAAAAACTCGCCAGCGCCTTCGACCGGCCCGTTCCCACCCGCATTACCCTGACCGCGCCCGACGACAGTCCCGCTGCCACGCCGCAAGCGCCGCGCCTGGGCTTTACCGGCAGCGAGCAGGCCGAGCGCATGTACGGTTTCCTGCGCGGCATGGGCCTGGCTTCAGGTTTTGCGCCGCTGGTGGTCATCGCCGGGCATGGCTCCAACAGCCAGAACAACCCGCACATGGCCGCCTACGATTGCGGCGCCTGCTCGGGCCGCCACAGCGGCCCCAACGCGCGCGCCTTCGCCACCATGGTCAACCGCCCGGAAATCCGCGCCATGCTGGCCGAAAAAGGCATCGTCATTCCCGCATCGACCTGGTTTCTGAGCGCGGAACACAACACCTGCGACGACATCGTGACCTGGTACGACGAGGACCTCGTCCCCGAACCACTGCAAGCCGCCTTTGCCAAACTGCGCCAGGAAGTGGCGCAGGCATCCCGCCTGCACGCCCAGGAACGCTGCCGCCGCTTCGCCTCCGCGCCCGGCAACCCCGCCCTGATGAAAGCCTGGCGCCACATCCAGAACCGCCGCCACGATTTCTCCCAGCCGCGCCCGGAGCTGGGGCACGCCACCAATGCCTGCGCCTTCATCGGGCGGCGCTCCATGAGCCGGGGGGCATTTTTTGACCGGCGCGCTTTCCTGATTTCATACGATACGACCATCGACCCGGAAGGCCTGATCCTGGAACGCCACCTGCTGATCAACGGCCCGGTCGGCGCCGGAATTTCGCTCGAATATTATTTTTCCATGGTGGACAACGAATACTACGGCTGCAGCAGCAAGATCATGCACAACATCGCCGGGCTGTTCGGCGTCATGGAGGGCGCCTCCTCCGACCTGCGCACCGGCCTGCCGCGCCAGATGATCGAAATTCACGAGCCGATGCGCCTCTTGGTGGTGGTGGAAGCCAAAATCGAGCTGATCACCGCCATCTACCAGCGCCAGCCTGCCTTGCAGGAGCTGGTCGGCAAGGAATGGATGGTAGTCGCCGCCAAGGACCCGGACAGCGCGGACATCCAGCTGTTCGACCCGGCCCGGGGCTGGCTGCCCTGGCATGGCAATGAGGAAACGCTGCCCACCGTGGCGCGCTCCCTCGACTGGTTCGCGGGCCGGCGCGACCCGCTGCCGCCCGCGCTGCTGCAATGCCCGGTCGAACTGGAGGCCGGGAAATGA
- a CDS encoding proton-conducting transporter membrane subunit, with product MNYLLELAPQQAWLIPLLPLLGAAGIALRILSGSDKGDLAEPLSARIAIYCAGTALLLLLGLDILALFEGVPGHVRVGTWFSSGAINLPVSFMLDALSLPIATLVAFIATFTLMFSRNYLHREAGFHRFFLGMSLFTAGMLLIVLAGNVALTFAGWELAGVSSWMLIGYAYDRPTASINALRAIVTNRIGDAGFILGISLAFIWLGSVEWPSLLHANQLGTLSAGLLALGFVVAALAKSAQVPFSPWIARALEGPTPSSAIFYGALMVHAGVYLLIRMEPLLRQAPALMSLIAVLGLLTALYGYFSGLTQSDVKSALMFATTTQVGLMFLACGMGWFTLAAWHLGLHASWRAWQFLASPSYMHLMGGPTRAAPAWLQGKQKLYTAALQRFWLEHLSDWLLVRPTQQLARDVRNLDDNVVSRLVGLPESAVVPAFKVASGEEMNQDKIVRGSGLAGAFLEWAALKLHRFESRLLFQGGDSRLSRTLAHIGSYLLAMEGLLSQPRYLLLLIMATLVVIL from the coding sequence ATGAACTACCTGCTCGAACTGGCCCCGCAACAGGCCTGGCTGATCCCCCTGCTGCCCCTGCTGGGCGCGGCGGGAATTGCGCTGCGCATCCTCAGCGGGAGCGATAAAGGCGACCTGGCCGAACCGCTCAGCGCACGCATTGCCATTTACTGTGCCGGAACCGCGCTGCTGCTGCTGCTCGGCCTGGATATCCTCGCCCTCTTCGAGGGCGTGCCGGGCCATGTACGCGTCGGCACCTGGTTCTCCAGCGGCGCAATCAATCTGCCCGTCAGCTTCATGCTCGACGCACTGTCGCTGCCCATCGCCACGCTGGTCGCCTTCATAGCCACCTTTACCCTGATGTTCTCGCGCAACTACCTGCACCGCGAGGCCGGTTTCCACCGCTTCTTCCTCGGCATGAGCCTGTTTACTGCCGGCATGCTGCTGATCGTTCTGGCCGGCAACGTGGCGCTGACCTTCGCCGGCTGGGAACTGGCGGGGGTCAGTTCCTGGATGCTGATCGGCTATGCCTATGACCGCCCCACCGCCAGCATCAATGCGCTGCGCGCCATTGTCACCAACCGTATCGGCGATGCCGGTTTCATCCTCGGCATTTCGCTGGCATTCATCTGGCTAGGCAGCGTGGAATGGCCCAGCCTGCTGCACGCCAACCAGCTCGGCACGCTCTCCGCCGGTTTGCTCGCCCTGGGTTTCGTGGTGGCGGCGCTGGCCAAGTCGGCGCAAGTCCCCTTCTCGCCCTGGATCGCCCGCGCGCTGGAAGGCCCGACCCCCTCCTCGGCGATTTTCTACGGCGCCCTGATGGTGCATGCCGGGGTATATCTGCTGATACGCATGGAACCGCTGCTGCGCCAGGCGCCCGCGCTGATGTCGCTGATCGCGGTGCTGGGCCTGCTCACCGCACTGTATGGCTATTTCAGCGGCCTCACCCAGAGCGACGTGAAAAGCGCGCTGATGTTCGCCACCACCACCCAGGTCGGGCTGATGTTCCTCGCCTGCGGAATGGGCTGGTTCACGCTCGCCGCCTGGCACCTCGGGCTGCACGCCAGCTGGCGCGCCTGGCAGTTCCTCGCCTCGCCCTCCTACATGCACCTGATGGGCGGCCCCACCCGGGCTGCCCCGGCTTGGCTGCAGGGCAAACAAAAGCTTTACACCGCCGCGCTGCAACGCTTCTGGCTGGAGCACCTGAGCGACTGGCTGCTGGTGAGGCCCACCCAGCAACTCGCGAGGGACGTCCGCAACCTGGATGACAACGTGGTGAGCCGCCTGGTCGGCCTGCCCGAATCCGCGGTGGTCCCGGCCTTCAAGGTGGCAAGCGGCGAAGAAATGAATCAGGACAAAATCGTGCGTGGCAGCGGTTTGGCTGGCGCATTCCTGGAATGGGCCGCGCTCAAGCTGCACCGCTTCGAATCGCGCCTGCTGTTCCAGGGCGGCGATAGCAGGCTGAGCCGCACCCTGGCTCACATCGGCAGCTATCTGCTGGCGATGGAGGGGCTGCTCTCGCAGCCGCGCTATCTCCTGCTGCTGATCATGGCAACCCTGGTGGTGATTCTGTGA
- a CDS encoding proton-conducting transporter membrane subunit encodes MMLNEIHWTQQAAYPILGMLQLVPLLGAGLLLMLGERRDAIVIGRGVAIIELLLAIDLFRTIKAASPAFQLAEKLVLLDPFSYHAAADGVTVLFVLLTALLVLLLTIYSLVRGLAEPARLLAVILAVEGVLMSLLVTTNLLWFVLASALELGLVGYLLWNWATSPEKDTMLARFYQFQGTGLLLLLLGTLLLGWFHAEATGGDWSFELADLSAVPISGAVGSVIFFLLFYGLGIRAPIFPLHGWLPWVTQHGNVAIAPAILLGVKVGIYGLVRFVFPIVPDAVVQWHSFAVAFAAAGVFYAAFLAFLQSDLRRLMAFAVVSHTSLLIIGLFSLHAEGFQGSILLAVNFGLAMTVMLFMVGFVYRRTRTTVLDQLGGLFDRIPFIGASFLLGGLAIVGMPGTPGFDAVHLVLEASIERLGALLTVAVALGNVVAAGFLLWAFQRAFLAPRGETSRVGAIERTLPMEYLVAGSAVAVLLIAGFYLEPWMKLIEAPLHALAGRFAHP; translated from the coding sequence ATGATGCTGAACGAAATACATTGGACCCAGCAGGCGGCCTACCCCATTCTCGGCATGCTGCAACTGGTTCCCCTGCTGGGCGCCGGCCTGCTGCTCATGCTCGGGGAGCGGCGCGACGCCATAGTCATCGGCCGGGGTGTCGCCATTATCGAGCTGCTGCTGGCGATCGACCTGTTCCGCACCATCAAGGCTGCCTCACCCGCCTTTCAGCTGGCCGAAAAACTGGTCCTGCTCGACCCCTTTTCCTATCATGCCGCCGCCGATGGCGTCACCGTGCTGTTCGTCCTGCTCACCGCGCTGCTGGTGCTGCTGCTCACCATCTACAGCCTGGTGCGCGGCCTGGCCGAGCCGGCACGCCTGCTGGCGGTCATCCTGGCGGTTGAAGGCGTGCTGATGTCGCTGCTGGTGACCACCAACCTGCTGTGGTTCGTGCTCGCCTCCGCGCTGGAACTGGGGCTGGTCGGCTATCTGCTGTGGAACTGGGCCACCTCGCCGGAAAAAGACACCATGCTGGCGCGCTTCTATCAGTTCCAGGGCACCGGCCTGTTGCTGCTGCTGCTGGGCACCCTGCTGCTGGGCTGGTTCCACGCCGAGGCGACGGGTGGCGACTGGAGTTTCGAACTGGCCGATCTGAGCGCCGTGCCCATCAGCGGCGCGGTCGGCTCGGTGATTTTCTTCCTGCTGTTCTATGGCCTGGGTATTCGCGCCCCGATCTTTCCCCTGCACGGCTGGCTGCCCTGGGTGACGCAGCACGGCAATGTCGCCATCGCGCCCGCCATCCTGCTCGGCGTCAAGGTCGGCATCTACGGCCTGGTGCGTTTCGTGTTCCCCATCGTCCCGGATGCGGTGGTGCAATGGCATAGCTTCGCCGTGGCCTTCGCCGCGGCAGGGGTGTTCTACGCCGCCTTCCTGGCCTTCCTGCAAAGCGATTTGCGCCGCCTGATGGCCTTCGCCGTGGTCAGTCACACCAGTCTGCTGATTATCGGGCTGTTCTCGCTGCACGCCGAGGGCTTCCAGGGCAGCATCCTGCTGGCGGTCAATTTCGGTCTGGCCATGACGGTGATGCTGTTCATGGTCGGCTTTGTCTATCGCCGTACCCGCACCACCGTGCTCGACCAGCTGGGCGGCCTGTTCGACCGCATCCCCTTCATCGGCGCCAGTTTCCTGCTCGGCGGCCTGGCCATCGTGGGCATGCCCGGCACGCCAGGCTTCGATGCTGTCCATCTGGTGCTGGAAGCCTCCATCGAACGCCTTGGCGCCCTGCTCACCGTCGCTGTGGCGCTGGGCAACGTGGTGGCGGCGGGCTTCCTGCTGTGGGCCTTCCAGCGCGCCTTCCTCGCGCCGCGCGGCGAAACATCCAGGGTAGGCGCCATCGAACGCACCCTGCCCATGGAATACCTGGTAGCCGGGAGCGCCGTGGCCGTATTGCTCATCGCCGGCTTCTACCTCGAACCCTGGATGAAGCTGATCGAGGCGCCGCTGCATGCGCTGGCGGGGAGATTCGCACACCCATGA